Part of the Methanobrevibacter boviskoreani JH1 genome is shown below.
GATAATGGTATAGGTTTACAGGGAAAATCATCTAAAGACTCCTTGGGTAAGATTATTATAAATTCTTTAACTAGACAAGTTGATGGAGATCTTGAAATTATTGATTCTGATAAAGGGTTTGCCTGTGAAATCAGGTTCCCTTATGATGATATTTGATTTGTTGAGGGTGTTATAATAACAACAATATTAGTCATAGAAGATGAGGCAATAATCTCCTTGGATTTATGTTTCAAATTAAAAGATAAAGGTTTTACTGTTTATCATTCAGATGATTATTATGATGCGTTAAAAATCATTTCTGATAAGAAACCGGATTTAATTATCACTGATTTAAAACTTAAATCTGGATTTGTTGGAATTGATATTTATAATAAGTTTAAAGATGATGGTTATAAATTTATTATTATTTCTGGAACTAATCATGATAAGAAACTTGATGATTTCATTAAATCCGAAAAT
Proteins encoded:
- a CDS encoding response regulator; translated protein: MEDEAIISLDLCFKLKDKGFTVYHSDDYYDALKIISDKKPDLIITDLKLKSGFVGIDIYNKFKDDGYKFIIISGTNHDKKLDDFIKSENLIFVNKPFVFEDLFDKINELLNK